From the Streptomyces nodosus genome, the window CCGACCTCGCGTTGGTCCGTTACGGCTATGCCCAGGGGAACCTGACCGAAGTCGGCAATTCGTCCGGGAAGCCGCTCAGGTTCGCCTACGACGAGGCGCTGCGCGTCACGTCGTGGACGGACACCAACGGGCATGCGTACGAGTACGCGTACGACGACAGAAACCGATGCATCGCACAAGGCGGCGCCCAGGGCCACATGAGCCTCCGGCTTTCCTACGACGAGAAAGACCCGGAAACCGGACTGCACACCACGACGGCAGTCAACGGGGACGGTGCGGTACGTCAGTACTTCGTCAACGATCTCCACCAGATCGTCGCCATCGTCGACCCCGCGGGGAGCACCAGGCGCTTCACCCGCGACCGGTTCAACCATCTGCTGTCCGAGACCGATGCCGTCGGCCGTACGACGTCCTACCGATACGACGACATGGGGAACCCGACGGAGATCGTCCGCCCGGACGGCCGACGCACCGCGTTCTCCTACGACGACCGTGGCCTGCTCATCCGGGTGGTGCGTCCCGACGGGAGCGTGGTCCGCCAGGAGTTCGACGACCGCGGGAACCAGACGTCGGTGACCGATTCGGCGGGCGGTGCGACCTTCTTCTCCTACGACGCTCGCGGACGTCCGTCAGCACTGCGTGATCAGTACGGCCGGGCGACCGAAATACGGTGTGACACGGCCGGCCTGCCCCTGGAGATGCGTGATCACCAGGGCGGCGTCATGCGCTACCGGCGGGACGCGCTCGGGCGGGTCATATCCATGACCGACCCGCTGGGCACGACCGGTCGGCTCGAATGGACCGTCGAGGGCAAGATCAAGCGTCGGCTGAACCCGGACGGAACGGAGGAGACGTGGACGTACGACGGTGAGGGGAACTGTCTCACTCACACGAACGCCATCGGCGGCGTCACCCGTTTCGAATACGCCCCGTTCGATCTACTGACGGCTCGCGTCGAACCCGACGGCTCACGGTACGAGTTCCAGTACGACAACGAACTCCGCCTGACCACGGTGACCAACCCCCATGGGCTGACGTGGACCTACGAGTACGACCTGGTCGGGCGGCCGGCCTCGGAAACCGACTTCGGCGGCCGGGTCACCAGGTACTCCTACAGCGCGGCCGGTGAGCTGATCTCCCGCACGAACGCACTGGGACAGATCGTCACCTTCGAGCACAACGAACTCGGTCAGGTCGTTCGCAAGACCGCCGACGGCGAGGTGATGACGTACGACTACGACTTCACCGACCGGATCGCTTGGGCCAGTAACGCCCATGCGGACCTGAGCCTGCTTCGTGACCGGCACGGACGGCTGGTCAGCGAGCGCGTGAACGACCGGGAGGTGGCGTACCGGTACGACGAGTTCGGCAGACTGGAGGGACGCCGGACGCCGTCGGGCGCTGAGACCGCCTGGCAGTTCGATGCCACGGGGCGGCCCTGTCGGCTCGTGGCGGACGGGCGTGTCGTCACGCTGGAGTATGACCAGGTCGGGCGCGAAGTCAGTCGCAGGTTCGCCGGGTCCCTGAGCATGTCCCGCTCGTTCGACGCGATGGGCCGCCTGGCGTCCCAGGCGGTGGACGGCCCTCTCGGACGTATCCAGACGCGCGCCTACGAGTACCGCGGTGACGGCAGCCTGACCAAGGTCCACGATCAACTGAATGGTGTTCAGCTGTTCGACCTGGACCTGACGGGCAGGACCACACAGGTCAGCGGAGAGGGATGGGCGGAGGCCTACACCTACGACGCGCTCGGCAACCAGGTGTCGGCTGACTGGCCTGCGCGCAGCATCGGAGACGACGGATGCGGGGAGCGTGTCTACCAGGGTGCCGATCTGCTGCGCGCCGGCCGGATCCGCTACGAGTACGACGCCGCAGGACGTGTTGTGCTTCGTCAGAAGGTCCGGCTCTCCCGAAAACCGGATACATGGCGCTACGACTGGGACGCGGAGGACCGGCTCACCCAGGTTGTCACCCCGGACGGCACGGTATGGCGATACACGTACGACGCTCTCGGGCGACGCGTGAGCAAACAGCGCACCGCCGACAACGGTGTGGACGTACTGGAACGGGTGGACTTCAGCTGGGACGGCGTCTCGCTGTGCGAACAGACGACGAGCTGGGGTTCCTCGGCCGACTCGGTGACCCTGACGTGGCATCTCGACGGTGCCGAAGCGGTTGCGCAGAGCGAACGCAGAACCATGGCCGTGACCTCACAGGAAGAGGTGGACGCCCGGTTCTTTGCCATCGTGGCTGATCTCTCGGGATCCCCTTGTGAGCTGATCGACGAGTCCGGAGAGATCGCCTGGCGGTCCCGTGCCACGAACTGGGGAAAACGGTCGTGGTCGGTGCGGAGCCATGCCTACACACCGCTGCGTTTCCCGGGGCAGTATTTCGACACCGAAACGGGCCTGCACTACAACTACCTGCGGTATTACGACCCCGAAGTGGGACGGTACGTCAGTCTCGACCCCCTCGGGCTGGCTCCGGCAGCCAATCCCGCCACTTATGTGGATCGGCCGTCGGTGGCCTGTGATCCCCTCGGCCTCGCGCCGCAGAAGAACCTGCCCCCGCCCAAGCCGTACGAGACGCCAGATCTTTCCCATTTGGTGAAGGACTTCAATCCGGAGGGAGGGATGAGTAACTGCACCTATGTGAGCGAGGCGTTCGACCGGTACCTTGCTGGAGAGGGTGTCAAGGCAGTCCCCGGTGACATTCCGCTCCAATCCCTCGAACGGCTAGAGAGCGCGTACGGCCGGAGTTTCAAGGACACCGGATTCTGGGATATGGTCGACGATATCCGGAATTCCGGCCACGGGTCTCGGGGCCTGGTGGCTGCACGGCCCGAAGGGGGCATGGCGGGTCACGTGTTCAATATCGTGAACCATCAGGGTCGCGTTCTTTTCTCTGATGTGCAGACCGGATTCGTCGACCCTATGCTATACAGGACATTCAAGTTGATGAGGACCAACTGATGTACACGATGGACCAGGCGGAGCGGCTCGCATCGGAGGCTCTGCGTAAGAAGTACGGAGAGTGGAGCGATCAGGTCGCGCTTTACGGTGACGGGGAATTCGTGACAAAAATGGGCGAGTTCTTCTATTTCGGCTTCAATTCCGTGAAGTACATCGAGACCCGGGACCATAAATACTTCAATTACGGACCCAACTGTATTTCGGTGCACGGCGAGACCGGTGAATGCAGATTCCTCGACATTCATGAGGTTCTGGCCTTGAAGCCCTTCGAGGCGTGCTGATTCCAGCCCGTGGGGGTGGTTCCGTACCTGGGCGGCGCAGTTCTGCCCATACGCACTTGCGGGAGAACCGGTCCTCGGGCACGCCCCAGCCGTCGGCGAGCGCGTCCACCGGCAGCAGACCCCGTCCCGACTCGGCGTCCCGGCAGTGTGAATGACGGCACGAACTCGACCGGGAACAGGCCCTCCGTGAAGTCCTGAGCAACTCAGCGATGGCGAGAGTGGGTACGAGCAGTGGGCCGGGACGGGACTTCAGCAGGCGGCGGCAGGCCGTGTGCCAGGCGTCGCGGCGGTCGAGCACGGGCGTAGAGGGGACCCGCATTCCGCATCGGCTGCTGTCATGGTTCCCCCCCCCAGAATGCGCGTCGGCGTTTTCGGCGCCCGAACCCCAGCGCGATGATCGACGTACCCGCCGGCTTCCGGACGACACGGATGGCCGACCGCGTTTGACCATCGTCGCCCCCGGGGTACCCTCTTCCGCTCGATTGGCCAGGGGGCCGTTCACTGTGGCAGACTGTCGGAGTTGCTCGGTCGAGTGTTGATGCCGCGCGCCTCCCGCCGGGAGGACTGGAAGCGAGTCCCACAGTACTCGTCGCCCTAACTGCCTGACGGCAGCGCTGGGGCGGACGTACGGGAATCTTCCGGGAAGCGTGGGTGCGACGTCGGCCAGGCACCCGGTGGGTCCTCGCCCCCGGTCTCGCGGTTCCGGAAGGGCCGTGTTCCCCCGCAGGGATGTTCGAACAAGGGACATTCATGTCGGCGGGAGCGCGACACACCCGACCGCGGGGGTCGGAGACGAGGGCGCAAACCCGCCGGGTTCCAGAGCGTAAATGAGAGACAGGACTACGAAGTAGCCATGGCGGGACAGAAGATCCGCATCCGGCTCAAGGCCTACGACCACGAGGTCATCGACTCCTCGGCGAAGAAGATCGTCGAGACGGTGACCCGTACTGGTGCGTCGGTCGCGGGCCCGGTGCCGCTGCCCACTGAGAAGAACGTGTACTGCGTCATCAAGTCGCCGCACAAGTACAAGGACTCGCGCGAGCACTTCGAGATGCGTACCCACAAGCGTCTGATCGACATTCTCGACCCGACGCCCAAGACCGTTGACTCCCTGATGCGACTCGACCTCCCGGCCGGTGTCGACATCGAGATCAAGCTCTGAGGCCGGTGATCTGAGAATGGCTAAGCAGATCAAGGGCATCCTGGGCGAGAAGCTCGGCATGACGCAGGTCTGGGACGAGAACAACCGTGTCGTCCCCGTGACCGTCGTCAAGGCCGGCCCCAACGTCGTGACCCAGGTTCGTACGAACGACGCCGACGGCTACGAGTCGGTCCAGATCGCCTTCGGCGAGATCGACCCCCGCAAGGTGAACAAGCCCCTCAAGGGCCACTTCGCCAAGGCCGACGTCACCCCGCGCCGTCACCTCGTCGAGATCCGCACGGCGGACGCCGCCGAGTACACCCTCGGCCAGGAGATCACCGCCGAGGTGTTCGAGGCCGGCGTGAAGGTCGACGTCACCGGCAAGAGCAAGGGCAAGGGCTTCGCCGGTGTCATGAAGCGTCACAACTTCAAGGGCCTCGGCGCCGGACACGGTGTCCAGCGCAAGCACCGCTCTCCCGGCTCGATCGGTGGCTGCGCCACCCCGGGCCGTGTGTTCAAGGGCGTCCGCATGGCGGGTCGCATGGGCCACGAGCGGGTCACCACCCAGAACCTGACCGTCCACGCCGTTGACGCGGAGAAGGGTCTGCTGCTCATCAAGGGCGCGGTTCCTGGTCCGAACGGCGGCCTCGTCCTGGTCCGCACCGCGGCCAAGGGGGCCTGAGGTAACCGATGAGCACTGTTGACATCCTTTCGCCGGCGGGCGAGAAGGCCGGTTCCGTCGAGCTCCCCGCGGAGATCTTCGGCGTTGAGAAGGTCAGCGTTCCGCTGATCCACCAGGTCGTCGTCGCACAGCTGGCCGCTGCCCGCCAGGGCACGCACAAGACGAAGACCCGTGCCGAGGTCCGTGGCGGCGGCAGGAAGCCGTACCGCCAGAAGGGCACCGGTCGCGCCCGTCAGGGTTCGACCCGCGCGCCGCAGTTCGCCGGCGGTGGCGTCGTCCACGGCCCGCAGCCGCGTGACTACTCGCAGCGGACCCCGAAGAAGATGAAGGCCGCGGCCCTGCGCCACGCCCTCACCGACCGGGCCCGCAGCAACCGCATCCACGTCGTCACCGACGTGGTGGAGTCGGACATCTCCACCAAGGCCGCCAAGGCTCTCCTCGGCAAGATCAGCGAGCGCAAGAACGTGCTCCTGGTCGTCGAGCGCGAGAACGAGAAGGCCCTGCTGTCCGCTCGCAACCTGCCCCAGGTCCACATCCTGGAGCCGGGCCAGCTGAACACGTACGACGTGATCGTCTCGGACGACGTGGTCTTCACCCAGGCCGCTTTCGAGTCCTTCGTGTCCGGCGCGCCTTCTGCTGCGCGGAGCAACGACACCGAAGGGAGCGAGGCCTGATGGCTATCCGTCATCCCGCCATTGCCTCGAAGGCCGCCAAGGCCGCCAAGGCCGCGCGCGTCGCCAAGGCGCGCCGCCACGCCACCGAGGGCAAGAACACCGTCATCACCCCGGCGAGCAAGGCGTACACGGACCCCCGTGACGTCCTGATCAAGCCGGTCGTGTCGGAGAAGAGCTACGCGCTCCTCGACGAGAACAAGTACACGTTCGTCGTCGACCCGCGTGCCAACAAGACCCAGATCAAGGAAGCCGTCCAGGCGGTCTTCGAGGTCAAGGTCACCGGCGTGAACACGATCAACCGTCAGGGCAAGCGCAAGCGGACCCGTACGGGCTTCGGCCAGCGTGCCGCCACCAAGCGCGCGATCGTGACCCTCGCCGAGGGCGACCGTATCGACATCTTCGGCGGTCCGACCTCCTGACGGAGGTCTGGATCGTCCAGATAATCGGAATCTTCCGAGGACTGAGAGACAATGGGTATCCGCAAGTACAAGCCGACGACTCCTGGCCGTCGTGGCGCCAGCGTCGCCGACTTCGTCGAGGTCACGCGGTCCACGCCGGAGAAGTCGCTGGTCCGCCCGCTGCACAGCAAGGGCGGCCGTAACAACGCCGGTCGTGTGACCGTTCGCCACCAGGGTGGCGGACACAAGCGCGCCTACCGCGTGATCGACTTCCGTCGTCACGACAAGGACGGCGTGCCGGCGAAGGTCGCGCACATCGAGTACGACCCCAACCGCACCGCGCGCATCGCGCTGCTGCACTACGCCGACGGCGAGAAGCGCTACATCCTCGCGCCGCGCGGCCTGACGCAGGGCGACCGCGTCGAGAACGGCCCCGGGGCCGACATCAAGCCGGGCAACAACCTGGCCCTCCGCAACATCCCGGTCGGTACCACGATCCACGCGATCGAGCTCCGTCCCGGTGGCGGTGCCAAGTTCGCCCGTTCCGCCGGTACCTCCGTGCAGCTGCTCGCGAAGGAGGGCGCCTACGCCCACCTCCGCATGCCGTCCGGTGAGATCCGCCTGGTCGACGTCCGCTGCCGCGCCACCGTCGGCGAGGTCGGCAACGCCGAGCAGTCGAACATCAACTGGGGCAAGGCCGGCCGCAAGCGCTGGCTGGGCGTTCGCCCGAGCGTGCGTGGTGTGGTCATGAACCCTGTCGACCACCCGCACGGTGGTGGTGAGGGTCGTACCTCCGGTGGTCGCCACCCGGTGTCCCCGTGGGGCAAGAAGGAAGGCCGCACCCGGTCTCCCAAGAAGGCGAGCAACAAGTACATCGTCCGCCGCCGCAAGACGAACAAGAAGCGCTAAGGACGGGTTGAGATGCCTCGTAGCTTGAAGAAGGGGCCCTTCGTCGACGACCACCTGATCAAGAAGGTGGATGTCCAGAACGAAGCCGGCACCAAGAACGTCATCAAGACCTGGTCCCGTCGCTCGATGATCGTCCCGGCCATGCTGGGCCACACGATCGCGGTGCACAACGGCAAGACCCACATTCCGGTGTTTGTCACCGAGTCGATGGTCGGCCACAAGCTCGGCGAGTTCTCGCCGACCCGCACCTTCCGGGGTCACGTCAAGGACGACCGGAAGTCGAAGCGCCGCTAGTAGCGGGGTGGAATGACTATGACAAACACTGAAGGGACAACCATGGAAGCCAGGGCCCAGGCGCGGTACATCCGCGTCACGCCCATGAAGGCCCGCCGTGTGGTGGACCTCATCCGTGGCATGGACGCCACGGAGGCTCAGGCGGTCCTGCGTTTCGCCCCGCAGGCCGCGAGCGTGCCGGTCGGCAAGGTGCTGGACAGCGCCATCGCCAACGCCGCGCACAACTACGACCACACCGACGCCGACAGCCTCTACATCTCCGAGGCGTACGTCGACGAGGGCCCGACCCTGAAGCGGTTCCGTCCGCGTGCCCAGGGCCGCGCCTACCGGATCCGCAAGCGGACCAGCCACATCACCGTGGTCGTCAGCAGCAAGGAAGGAACCCGGTAATGGGCCAGAAGGTAAACCCGCACGGGTTCCGGCTCGGTGTCACCACCGACTTCAAGTCGCGCTGGTACGCCGACAAGCTGTACAAGGACTACGTCAAGGAAGACGTCGCCATCCGTCGGATGATGACGTCCGGCATGGAGCGCGCCGGCATCTCCAAGGTGGAGATCGAGCGCACCCGTGACCGCGTCCGCGTCGACATCCACACCGCGCGTCCGGGCATCGTCATCGGCCGCCGTGGCGCCGAGGCCGACCGTATCCGCGGCGACCTGGAGAAGCTGACGGGCAAGCAGGTCCAGCTGAACATCCTCGAGGTCAAGAACCCCGAGACCGATGCTCAGCTCGTGGCCCAGGCCGTGGCCGAGCAGCTCTCCTCCCGCGTCTCCTTCCGCCGCGCCATGCGTAAGAGCATGCAGTCGGCCATGAAGGCGGGCGCCAAGGGCATCAAGATCCAGTGCGGTGGCCGCCTCGGCGGCGCCGAGATGTCCCGCTCGGAGTTCTACCGCGAGGGCCGTGTGCCCCTGCACACCCTCCGCGCGAACGTGGACTACGGCTTCTTCGAGGCCAAGACGACCTTCGGCCGCATCGGTGTGAAGGTCTGGATCTACAAGGGCGACGTCAAGAACATCGCCGAGGTCCGCGCTGAGAACGCCGCTGCCCGCGCCGGCAACCGCCCGGCCCGTGGTGGCGCCGACCGCCCGGCCCGTGGTGGCCGTGGTGGCGAGCGGCGCGGTCGCAAGCCGCAGCAGGCTCCGGCTGCCGAGGCCCCCAAGGCCGAGGCTCCCGCTGCCGCTCCGGCTGAGAGCACCGGAACGGAGGCCTGACCGACATGCTGATCCCCCGTAGGGTCAAGCACCGCAAGCAGCACCACCCGAAGCGCGATGGTATGGCCAAGGGTGGCACGCAGGTTGCGTTCGGCGAGTACGGCATCCAGGCGGTGACCCCGGCCTACGTCACGAACCGCCAGATCGAAGCGGCTCGTATCGCCATGACCCGTCACATCAAGCGTGGCGGCAAGGTCTGGATCAACATCTACCCGGACCGCCCGCTGACCAAGAAGCCCGCCGAGACCCGCATGGGTTCCGGTAAGGGTTCCCCGGAGTGGTGGATCGCGAACGTCAAGCCCGGTCGGGTGATGTTCGAGCTGTCCTACCCGAACGAGAAGATCGCCCGTGAGGCGCTGACCCGTGCGGCCCACAAGCTGCCGATGAAGTGCCGGATCGTCAAGCGCGAGGCAGGTGAAGCGTGATGTCGGCCGGTACCAAGGCGTCCGAGCTGCGCGAACTGGGCAACGAGGAGCTTCTGGGCAAGCTCCGCGAGGCCAAGGAAGAGCTGTTCAACCTCCGCTTCCAGGCGGCGACGGGCCAGCTGGAGAACCACGGCCGTCTGAAGGCGGTCCGCAAGGACATCGCGCGGATCTACACCCTGATGCGCGAGCGTGAGCTGGGCATCGAAACGGTGGAGAGCGCCTGATGAGCGAGAAGAACGTGACTGAGCAGACCGAGCGCAACGCACGGAAGACCCGTGAGGGTCTGGTCGTCAGCGACAAGATGGACAAGACCGTCGTCGTCGCCGTCGAGGACCGCGTGAAGCACGCGCTGTACGGCAAGGTCATCCGCCGTACCAACAAGCTCAAGGCGCACGACGAGCAGAACGCTGCCGGCATCGGTGACCGCGTCCTCCTCATGGAGACCCGGAAGCTGTCCGCCACCAAGCACTGGCGCGTCATCGAGATCCTCGAGAAGGCGAAGTAATCCAGCAGGGGCCCTGCCCCCGCTGCCGCCGTCGGAGACTTCGCCCCCAGGCCTCAGGGCCGGTGGGGCGGAACCCCGCCCGGACCTGAGGTCCGGGCGGTTGTCCCCGGCGAGGGCTTCACCGGACCGAATCCCCGCGGTCAGTCCGCGGGGCCAGGCCGCCGCCCCGACGGGGTCCGTACAACGGACGGACCCCGGCGGGAGTCGGCCCGTTACGTAAATTCCTGCGGGAGCGACCCGCAGGACAGTTCCGCCAGGCTCTCCGGACCACCGTTCGGAGGGAACCGGCAGACGATCAGGAGATAGACGTGATCCAGCAGGAGTCGCGACTGCGTGTCGCCGACAACACGGGTGCGAAGGAGATTCTTTGCATCCGTGTGCTCGGTGGCTCCGGTCGCCGCTACGCGGGCATCGGTGACGTCATCGTCGCCACCGTCAAGGACGCGATCCCCGGTGGCAACGTGAAGAAGGGTGACGTCGTCAAGGCGGTCATCGTTCGCACCGTCAAGGAGCGCCGCCGTCCGGACGGCTCGTACATCCGCTTCGACGAGAACGCCGCCGTCATTCTGAAGAACGACGGCGACCCTCGCGGCACCCGTATCTTCGGCCCGGTCGGCCGTGAGCTGCGCGAGAAGAAGTTCATGAAGATCATCTCGCTCGCGCCGGAGGTGCTGTAAGCATGAAGATCAAGAAGGGCGACCTGGTCCAGGTCATCACCGGTAAGGACAAGGGCAAGCAGGGCAAGGTCATTGCCGCTTACCCGCGCGACGAGCGTGTCCTGGTCGAGGGTGTCAACCGGGTCAAGAAGCACACCAAGGCCGGTCCGACGGCCCGCGGCTCGCAGGCCGGCGGCATCGTCACCACCGAGGCCCCCATCCACGTGTCCAACGTTCAGCTGGTCGTGGAGAAGGACGGCAACAAGGTCGTGACCCGTGTCGGCTACCGCTTCGACGAGAACGGCAACAAGATCCGCGTTGCCAAGCGGACGGGTGAGGACATCTGATGGCTACCACCACCACTCCGCGTCTGAAGCAGAAGTACCGCGAGGAGATCGCGGGCAAGCTGCGTGACGAGTTCAAGTACGAGAACGTCATGCAGGTTCCCGGCCTCGTCAAGATCGTGGTCAACATGGGTGTGGGCGACGCCGCCCGCGACTCCAAGCTGATCGAGGGCGCCATCCGCGACCTCACCACGATCACCGGTCAGAAGCCGGCCGTCACCAAGGCCCGCAAGTCCATCGCGCAGTTCAAGCTGCGTGAGGGCCAGCCGATCGGTGCCCACGTCACGCTCCGTGGCGACCGCATGTGGGAGTTCCTGGACCGCACCCTGTCGCTCGCGCTGCCGCGCATCCGCGACTTCCGCGGTCTGTCCCCCAAGCAGTTCGACGGCCGTGGCAACTACACCTTCGGTCTCACGGAGCAGGTCATGTTCCACGAGATCGACCAGGACAAGATCGACCGCGTCCGGGGTATGGACATCACCGTGGTCACCACGGCGACCAATGACGCTGAGGGCCGTGCGCTCCTTCGTCACCTCGGCTTCCCGTTCAAGGAGGCGTAAGCGAGATGGCGAAGAAGGCTCTGATCGCAAAGGCTGCCCGTAAGCCCAAGTTCGGTGTCCGTGCGTACACCCGCTGCCAGCGCTGCGGCCGTCCGCACTCCGTGTACCGCAAGTTCGGCCTGTGCCGCGTGTGCCTCCGTGAGATGGCTCACCGCGGCGAGCTGCCGGGCGTCACCAAGAGCTCCTGGTAACAACCCGTTTGGGTTGATACCGGGCTCTCGGTGAGCAACAGGGTCGGCAGACCGCTCACCCCGCATGCCGTAGGCTGGTGGGGTTGGGCGTCTGCCGCCCGTACTGCGGGCTTGGCCCGCTAATGTTTGCTTACTACGCCGTAGGTCCACCGCGCCGCACCCGTCCCGTCTCGGATCGGGGAGAGGGATGGCGCACCAGGAAACCCCGGCGAGAGAGGCCGAAGGCCAATTCATGACCATGACTGATCCGATCGCAGACATGCTCACGCGTCTGCGGAACGCGAACTCGGCGTACCACGACTCCGTGGGCATGCCGCACTCGAAGATCAAGTCTCACATCGCGGAGATCCTCCAGCAGGAGGGCTTCATCACGGGCTGGAAGGTCGAGGACGCCGAGGTCGGCAAGAACCTCGTCCTGGAGCTGAAGTTCGGCCCCAACCGTGAGCGCTCCATCGCGGGCATCAAGCGGATCTCCAAGCCCGGTCTCCGGGTGTACGCGAAGTCCACCAACCTGCCGAAGGTGCTCGGCGGCCTGGGCGTGGCGATCATCTCCACGTCGCACGGGCTCCTCACCGACAAGCAGGCCGGCAAGAAGGGCGTGGGTGGGGAAGTCCTCGCCTACGTCTGGTAGCGGAAGGGAACGGAGGAAACAGCTATGTCGCGCATCGGCAAGCTCCCCATCGCGGTTCCCGCCGGCGTGGACGTCACCATCGACGGCAGCACGGTCTCGGTCAAGGGCCCCAAGGGCGAGCTGACCCACACCGTCGCCGCGCCGATCGAGATCGTCAAGGCTGAGGACGGCACCCTCCAGGTGAGCCGTCCCAACGACGAGCGTCAGAACAGGGCTCTCCACGGCCTGTCCCGCACGCTGGTGGCGAACATGATCACCGGCGTGACCCAGGGTTACGTGAAGAAGCTCGAAATCAGCGGTGTCGGTTACCGCGTGACCGCCAAGGGCTCCAACCTGGAGTTCGCGCTCGGTTACAGCCACTCGATCACCGTCGAGGCGCCCGAGGGCATCACCTTCAAGGTCGAGACCCCGACCCGCTTCCAGGTCGAGGGCATCGACAAGCAGAAGGTGGGCGAGGTCGCGGCCAACATCCGCAAGCTGCGCAAGCCCGACCCGTACAAGGCCAAGGGTGTCAAGTACGAGGGCGAAGTCATCCGCCGCAAGGTCGGAAAGGCGGGTAAGTAAGCCATGGCATACGGACAGAAGATCCTCAAGGGCGACGCCTACAAGCGCGCCGCGATCAAGCGCCGTCACATCCGGATCCGCAAGCGGGTCTCGGGTACGGCGGAGCGTCCCCGTCTGGTCGTGACTCGCTCCAACCGCCACATCGTGGCGCAGGTGATCGACGACCTCAAGGGTCACACCCTGGCGTCCGCGTCCACCCTGGACACCTCGATCCGTGGTGGCGAGGGCGACAAGTCCGCGCAGGCCAAGCAGGTCGGGGCCCTGGTCGCCGAGCGTGCCAAGGCCGCCGGTGTCGAGGCCGTCGTGTTCGACCGTGGCGGTAACCAGTACGCCGGGCGCATCGCCGCCCTGGCGGACGCCGCCCGCGAGGCCGGGCTCAAGTTCTGAGCCGCCCGTCGCGACGACGGAATGTTGTCGCGTAGCTAGCGGAAAAGAGAGAGGTAAATCCAATGGCTGGACCCCAGCGCCGCGGCAGCGGTGCCGGTGGCGGCGAGCGGCGGGACCGGAAGGGCCGTGACGGCGGCGCAGCTGCCGCCGAGAAGACCGCGTACGTTGAGCGCGTCGTCGCGATCAACCGCGTCGCCAAGGTTGTGAAGGGTGGTCGTCGCTTCAGCTTCACCGCGCTGGTCGTG encodes:
- a CDS encoding RHS repeat-associated core domain-containing protein, which codes for MAVTSQEEVDARFFAIVADLSGSPCELIDESGEIAWRSRATNWGKRSWSVRSHAYTPLRFPGQYFDTETGLHYNYLRYYDPEVGRYVSLDPLGLAPAANPATYVDRPSVACDPLGLAPQKNLPPPKPYETPDLSHLVKDFNPEGGMSNCTYVSEAFDRYLAGEGVKAVPGDIPLQSLERLESAYGRSFKDTGFWDMVDDIRNSGHGSRGLVAARPEGGMAGHVFNIVNHQGRVLFSDVQTGFVDPMLYRTFKLMRTN
- the rpsJ gene encoding 30S ribosomal protein S10 — protein: MAGQKIRIRLKAYDHEVIDSSAKKIVETVTRTGASVAGPVPLPTEKNVYCVIKSPHKYKDSREHFEMRTHKRLIDILDPTPKTVDSLMRLDLPAGVDIEIKL
- the rplC gene encoding 50S ribosomal protein L3, yielding MAKQIKGILGEKLGMTQVWDENNRVVPVTVVKAGPNVVTQVRTNDADGYESVQIAFGEIDPRKVNKPLKGHFAKADVTPRRHLVEIRTADAAEYTLGQEITAEVFEAGVKVDVTGKSKGKGFAGVMKRHNFKGLGAGHGVQRKHRSPGSIGGCATPGRVFKGVRMAGRMGHERVTTQNLTVHAVDAEKGLLLIKGAVPGPNGGLVLVRTAAKGA
- the rplD gene encoding 50S ribosomal protein L4, producing the protein MSTVDILSPAGEKAGSVELPAEIFGVEKVSVPLIHQVVVAQLAAARQGTHKTKTRAEVRGGGRKPYRQKGTGRARQGSTRAPQFAGGGVVHGPQPRDYSQRTPKKMKAAALRHALTDRARSNRIHVVTDVVESDISTKAAKALLGKISERKNVLLVVERENEKALLSARNLPQVHILEPGQLNTYDVIVSDDVVFTQAAFESFVSGAPSAARSNDTEGSEA
- the rplW gene encoding 50S ribosomal protein L23 → MAIRHPAIASKAAKAAKAARVAKARRHATEGKNTVITPASKAYTDPRDVLIKPVVSEKSYALLDENKYTFVVDPRANKTQIKEAVQAVFEVKVTGVNTINRQGKRKRTRTGFGQRAATKRAIVTLAEGDRIDIFGGPTS
- the rplB gene encoding 50S ribosomal protein L2, giving the protein MGIRKYKPTTPGRRGASVADFVEVTRSTPEKSLVRPLHSKGGRNNAGRVTVRHQGGGHKRAYRVIDFRRHDKDGVPAKVAHIEYDPNRTARIALLHYADGEKRYILAPRGLTQGDRVENGPGADIKPGNNLALRNIPVGTTIHAIELRPGGGAKFARSAGTSVQLLAKEGAYAHLRMPSGEIRLVDVRCRATVGEVGNAEQSNINWGKAGRKRWLGVRPSVRGVVMNPVDHPHGGGEGRTSGGRHPVSPWGKKEGRTRSPKKASNKYIVRRRKTNKKR
- the rpsS gene encoding 30S ribosomal protein S19; the protein is MPRSLKKGPFVDDHLIKKVDVQNEAGTKNVIKTWSRRSMIVPAMLGHTIAVHNGKTHIPVFVTESMVGHKLGEFSPTRTFRGHVKDDRKSKRR
- the rplV gene encoding 50S ribosomal protein L22; its protein translation is MEARAQARYIRVTPMKARRVVDLIRGMDATEAQAVLRFAPQAASVPVGKVLDSAIANAAHNYDHTDADSLYISEAYVDEGPTLKRFRPRAQGRAYRIRKRTSHITVVVSSKEGTR
- the rpsC gene encoding 30S ribosomal protein S3, whose translation is MGQKVNPHGFRLGVTTDFKSRWYADKLYKDYVKEDVAIRRMMTSGMERAGISKVEIERTRDRVRVDIHTARPGIVIGRRGAEADRIRGDLEKLTGKQVQLNILEVKNPETDAQLVAQAVAEQLSSRVSFRRAMRKSMQSAMKAGAKGIKIQCGGRLGGAEMSRSEFYREGRVPLHTLRANVDYGFFEAKTTFGRIGVKVWIYKGDVKNIAEVRAENAAARAGNRPARGGADRPARGGRGGERRGRKPQQAPAAEAPKAEAPAAAPAESTGTEA
- the rplP gene encoding 50S ribosomal protein L16 produces the protein MLIPRRVKHRKQHHPKRDGMAKGGTQVAFGEYGIQAVTPAYVTNRQIEAARIAMTRHIKRGGKVWINIYPDRPLTKKPAETRMGSGKGSPEWWIANVKPGRVMFELSYPNEKIAREALTRAAHKLPMKCRIVKREAGEA
- the rpmC gene encoding 50S ribosomal protein L29, with amino-acid sequence MSAGTKASELRELGNEELLGKLREAKEELFNLRFQAATGQLENHGRLKAVRKDIARIYTLMRERELGIETVESA
- the rpsQ gene encoding 30S ribosomal protein S17 — protein: MSEKNVTEQTERNARKTREGLVVSDKMDKTVVVAVEDRVKHALYGKVIRRTNKLKAHDEQNAAGIGDRVLLMETRKLSATKHWRVIEILEKAK
- the rplN gene encoding 50S ribosomal protein L14, with amino-acid sequence MIQQESRLRVADNTGAKEILCIRVLGGSGRRYAGIGDVIVATVKDAIPGGNVKKGDVVKAVIVRTVKERRRPDGSYIRFDENAAVILKNDGDPRGTRIFGPVGRELREKKFMKIISLAPEVL